The Odocoileus virginianus isolate 20LAN1187 ecotype Illinois unplaced genomic scaffold, Ovbor_1.2 Unplaced_Scaffold_6, whole genome shotgun sequence genome includes a window with the following:
- the TLR7 gene encoding toll-like receptor 7 isoform X3, translated as MWTLKRQFPILFNMILISGLLGDRWFPKTLPCDVTLDAPNAHVIVDCTDKHLTEIPGGIPANATNLTLTINHIAGISPASFHRLDHLVEIDFRCNCVPVRLGPKDNVCTKRLQIKPNSFSKLMYLKSLYLDGNQLLEIPQDLPPSLQLLSLEANNIFLIMKENLTELANLEILYLGQNCYYRNPCNVSFTIEKDAFLNMRNLKLLSLKDNNISAVPTVLPSSLTELYLYNNIITKIQEDDFNNLSQLQVLDLSGNCPRCYNVPFPCTPCENNSPLQIDLNAFDALTELQVLRLHSNSLQHVPQRWFKNINKLKELDLSQNFLAKEIGDAKFLNLLHNLVNLDLSFNYDLQVYHAVINLSDAFSSLKNLKVLRIKGYVFKELKSLNLFPLRNLPSLEVLDLGTNFIKIADLSIFKQFKTLKFIDLSVNKISPSGDSTEGGFCSNMRTSVEGHGPQVLEALHYFRYDEYARSCRSKSKEPPSFLPLNEDCYMYGQTLDLSRNNIFFIKSSDFQHLSFLKCLNLSGNSISQTLNGSEFQPLVELKYLDFSNNRLDLLYSTAFEELRNLEVLDISSNSHYFQSEGITHMLNFTKNLKVLKKLMMNYNDIATSTSRTMESESLQILEFRGNHLDVLWRDGDNRYLKFFKNLLNLEELDISENSLSFLPVGVFDSMPPNLKTLSLAKNGLKSFNWGRLQNLKNLETLDLSFNQLKTVPERLSNCSHSLKKLILKNNQIRRLTKYFLQGAFQLRHLDLSSNKIQIIQKTSFPENVLNNLDILFLHHNRFLCNCDAVWFVWWVNHTEVTIPYLATDVICMGPGAHKGQSVVSLDLYTCELDLTNFILFSLSISAVLFLMMITTANHLYFWDVWYSYHFCKAKIKGYRRLVSPNSCYDAFIVYDTKDPAVTEWVLDELVAKLEDPREKCFNLCLEERDWLPGQPVLENLSQSIQLSKKTVFVMTDKYAKTENFKIAFYLSHQRLMDEKVDVIILIFLEKPLQKSKFLQLRKRLCGSSVLEWPTNPQAHPYFWQCLKNALATDNHVTYSQVFKETA; from the coding sequence GACAAGCATTTGACAGAAATTCCTGGAGGTATTCCCGCCAATGCCACCAACCTCACCCTCACCATTAACCACATAGCAGGCATCTCTCCAGCCTCCTTCCACCGGCTGGACCATCTGGTGGAGATTGATTTCAGATGCAACTGCGTACCTGTTCGACTGGGACCAAAAGACAACGTGTGCACCAAAAGGCTACAGATTAAACCCAACAGCTTTAGCAAACTCATGTATTTAAAATCTCTTTACTTGGATGGAAACCAGCTTCTAGAAATACCTCAGGATCTTCCTCCCAGCTTACAGCTGCTGAGCCTGGAGGCCAACAACATCTTTTTGATCATGAAGGAGAATCTAACAGAACTGGCCAACCTAGAAATACTCTACCTGGGCCAAAACTGTTACTATCGTAACCCTTGTAATGTTTCATTTACCATCGAAAAAGATGCTTTCCTAAatatgagaaatttaaaattgcTCTCCCTAAAAGATAACAATATATCAGCTGTCCCCACTGTTTTGCCCTCTAGTTTGACAGAACTCTATCTTTACAATAACATCATTACAAAAATCCAAGAAGATGATTTTAATAACCTCAGTCAACTACAAGTTCTTGACCTGAGTGGAAATTGCCCTCGTTGCTATAATGTTCCATTTCCTTGCACACCCTGTGAAAATAATTCTCCCCTACAGATTGATCTAAATGCTTTTGATGCATTGACAGAATTGCAAGTTTTACGTCTACACAGTAACTCTCTTCAGCATGTGCCCCAAAGATGGTTTAAAAACATTAACAAACTTAAAGAACTAGATCTTTCCCAAAACTTCTTGGCCAAAGAAATTGGGGATGccaaatttttaaatcttcttcaTAATCTTGTCAACTTGGATCTGTCTTTCAATTACGATCTTCAGGTCTACCATGCAGTGATAAATCTATCAGATGCATTTTCTTCACTGAAAAACTTGAAAGTTTTGCGAATCAAAGGCTATGTCTTTAAAGAGCTGAAGAGTTTAAACCTCTTCCCATTACGTAATCTTCCCAGTCTTGAAGTTCTTGATCTTGGCACTAACTTTATAAAAATTGCTGACCTCAGcatatttaaacaatttaaaacattgaaattCATAGATCTTTCAGTGAATAAAATATCACCTTCGGGAGATTCAACTGAAGGTGGTTTCTGCTCTAACATGAGAACTTCTGTAGAAGGCCATGGGCCCCAGGTCCTTGAAGCATTGCATTATTTCAGATATGATGAGTATGCAAGGAGTTGCCGGTCCAAGAGCAAAGAGCCGCCTTCTTTCTTACCTCTTAATGAAGATTGTTATATGTATGGGCAGACCTTGGACCTTagtagaaataatatattttttatcaaGTCTTCTGATTTCCAGCATCTTTCTTTCCTCAAATGCTTAAACTTATCAGGAAATAGCATTAGCCAGACACTTAATGGGAGTGAATTTCAGCCTTTAGTGGAGTTGAAATATTTGGACTTCTCTAACAATCGGCTTGATTTACTCTACTCAACAGCATTTGAGGAACTGCGCAACCTGGAAGTCCTAGATATAAGTAGTAACAGCCATTATTTTCAGTCAGAAGGAATTACTCACATGCTAAATTTTACCAAGAACCTCAAGGTTCTGAAGAAACTGATGATGAACTATAATGACATTGCTACCTCCACCAGCAGGACCATGGAGAGTGAATCTCTTCAAATCCTGGAGTTCAGAGGCAACCATTTGGATGTTTTATGGAGAGATGGTGATAACAGATacttaaaattctttaagaatCTGCTAAACTTAGAAGAGCTAGACATCTCTGAAAATTCTCTGAGTTTCTTACCTGTGGGAGTTTTTGATAGTATGCCTCCCAATCTAAAGACTCTCTCCTTAGCCAAAAATGGGCTCAAGTCTTTCAATTGGGGAAGACTGCAGAATCTAAAGAATCTAGAAACTTTGGACCTCAGCTTCAACCAGCTGAAGACTGTCCCTGAGAGATTATCCAACTGTTCCCACAGCCTCAAGAAACTCATACTTAAGAATAATCAAATCAGGCGCCTGACAAAGTATTTTCTCCAAGGTGCTTTCCAGTTGCGACATCTGGACCTCAGCTCAAATAAAATTCAGATAATCCAAAAGACGAGTTTTCCAGAAAACGTCCTCAACAATCTGGACATTTTGTTTTTGCATCACAATCGATTTCTGTGCAACTGTGATGCTGTGTGGTTTGTCTGGTGGGTTAACCATACCGAGGTGACTATCCCTTACTTGGCCACGGATGTGATTTGCATGGGACCAGGAGCACACAAAGGCCAGAGTGTAGTCTCTCTGGATCTATATACCTGTGAGTTAGATCTGACTAACTTCATCCTGTTCTCACTTTCCATATCAGCAGTTCTCTTTCTGATGATGATCACAACAGCAAACCATCTCTATTTCTGGGATGTGTGGTATAGTTATCATTTCTGTAAAGCCAAAATAAAAGGGTATCGACGTCTGGTATCACCCAATTCTTGCTATGATGCTTTCATTGTATATGACACTAAAGACCCAGCAGTGACAGAGTGGGTTTTGGACGAGCTGGTGGCCAAACTGGAAGACCCGAGAGAGAAGTGTTTTAATTTATGTCTTGAGGAAAGGGACTGGTTACCAGGGCAGCCTGTTCTGGAAAATCTTTCCCAGAGCATACAGCTTAGCAAAAAGACGGTGTTTGTGATGACAGACAAGTACGCAAAGACTGAGAATTTTAAGATAGCATTTTACTTATCCCATCAGAGGCTCATGGATGAAAAAGTGGATGTAATCATCTTGATATTCCTTGAGAAGCCCCTTCAGAAGTCCAAGTTTCTCCAACTCCGGAAGAGGCTCTGTGGCAGTTCTGTCCTTGAGTGGCCAACAAACCCACAGGCTCACCCGTACTTCTGGCAGTGTCTGAAAAACGCCCTGGCCACAGACAATCACGTGACCTACAGTCAGGTATTCAAAGAGACAGCCTAG
- the TLR7 gene encoding toll-like receptor 7 isoform X2 encodes MVFPMWTLKRQFPILFNMILISGLLGDRWFPKTLPCDVTLDAPNAHVIVDCTDKHLTEIPGGIPANATNLTLTINHIAGISPASFHRLDHLVEIDFRCNCVPVRLGPKDNVCTKRLQIKPNSFSKLMYLKSLYLDGNQLLEIPQDLPPSLQLLSLEANNIFLIMKENLTELANLEILYLGQNCYYRNPCNVSFTIEKDAFLNMRNLKLLSLKDNNISAVPTVLPSSLTELYLYNNIITKIQEDDFNNLSQLQVLDLSGNCPRCYNVPFPCTPCENNSPLQIDLNAFDALTELQVLRLHSNSLQHVPQRWFKNINKLKELDLSQNFLAKEIGDAKFLNLLHNLVNLDLSFNYDLQVYHAVINLSDAFSSLKNLKVLRIKGYVFKELKSLNLFPLRNLPSLEVLDLGTNFIKIADLSIFKQFKTLKFIDLSVNKISPSGDSTEGGFCSNMRTSVEGHGPQVLEALHYFRYDEYARSCRSKSKEPPSFLPLNEDCYMYGQTLDLSRNNIFFIKSSDFQHLSFLKCLNLSGNSISQTLNGSEFQPLVELKYLDFSNNRLDLLYSTAFEELRNLEVLDISSNSHYFQSEGITHMLNFTKNLKVLKKLMMNYNDIATSTSRTMESESLQILEFRGNHLDVLWRDGDNRYLKFFKNLLNLEELDISENSLSFLPVGVFDSMPPNLKTLSLAKNGLKSFNWGRLQNLKNLETLDLSFNQLKTVPERLSNCSHSLKKLILKNNQIRRLTKYFLQGAFQLRHLDLSSNKIQIIQKTSFPENVLNNLDILFLHHNRFLCNCDAVWFVWWVNHTEVTIPYLATDVICMGPGAHKGQSVVSLDLYTCELDLTNFILFSLSISAVLFLMMITTANHLYFWDVWYSYHFCKAKIKGYRRLVSPNSCYDAFIVYDTKDPAVTEWVLDELVAKLEDPREKCFNLCLEERDWLPGQPVLENLSQSIQLSKKTVFVMTDKYAKTENFKIAFYLSHQRLMDEKVDVIILIFLEKPLQKSKFLQLRKRLCGSSVLEWPTNPQAHPYFWQCLKNALATDNHVTYSQVFKETA; translated from the coding sequence GACAAGCATTTGACAGAAATTCCTGGAGGTATTCCCGCCAATGCCACCAACCTCACCCTCACCATTAACCACATAGCAGGCATCTCTCCAGCCTCCTTCCACCGGCTGGACCATCTGGTGGAGATTGATTTCAGATGCAACTGCGTACCTGTTCGACTGGGACCAAAAGACAACGTGTGCACCAAAAGGCTACAGATTAAACCCAACAGCTTTAGCAAACTCATGTATTTAAAATCTCTTTACTTGGATGGAAACCAGCTTCTAGAAATACCTCAGGATCTTCCTCCCAGCTTACAGCTGCTGAGCCTGGAGGCCAACAACATCTTTTTGATCATGAAGGAGAATCTAACAGAACTGGCCAACCTAGAAATACTCTACCTGGGCCAAAACTGTTACTATCGTAACCCTTGTAATGTTTCATTTACCATCGAAAAAGATGCTTTCCTAAatatgagaaatttaaaattgcTCTCCCTAAAAGATAACAATATATCAGCTGTCCCCACTGTTTTGCCCTCTAGTTTGACAGAACTCTATCTTTACAATAACATCATTACAAAAATCCAAGAAGATGATTTTAATAACCTCAGTCAACTACAAGTTCTTGACCTGAGTGGAAATTGCCCTCGTTGCTATAATGTTCCATTTCCTTGCACACCCTGTGAAAATAATTCTCCCCTACAGATTGATCTAAATGCTTTTGATGCATTGACAGAATTGCAAGTTTTACGTCTACACAGTAACTCTCTTCAGCATGTGCCCCAAAGATGGTTTAAAAACATTAACAAACTTAAAGAACTAGATCTTTCCCAAAACTTCTTGGCCAAAGAAATTGGGGATGccaaatttttaaatcttcttcaTAATCTTGTCAACTTGGATCTGTCTTTCAATTACGATCTTCAGGTCTACCATGCAGTGATAAATCTATCAGATGCATTTTCTTCACTGAAAAACTTGAAAGTTTTGCGAATCAAAGGCTATGTCTTTAAAGAGCTGAAGAGTTTAAACCTCTTCCCATTACGTAATCTTCCCAGTCTTGAAGTTCTTGATCTTGGCACTAACTTTATAAAAATTGCTGACCTCAGcatatttaaacaatttaaaacattgaaattCATAGATCTTTCAGTGAATAAAATATCACCTTCGGGAGATTCAACTGAAGGTGGTTTCTGCTCTAACATGAGAACTTCTGTAGAAGGCCATGGGCCCCAGGTCCTTGAAGCATTGCATTATTTCAGATATGATGAGTATGCAAGGAGTTGCCGGTCCAAGAGCAAAGAGCCGCCTTCTTTCTTACCTCTTAATGAAGATTGTTATATGTATGGGCAGACCTTGGACCTTagtagaaataatatattttttatcaaGTCTTCTGATTTCCAGCATCTTTCTTTCCTCAAATGCTTAAACTTATCAGGAAATAGCATTAGCCAGACACTTAATGGGAGTGAATTTCAGCCTTTAGTGGAGTTGAAATATTTGGACTTCTCTAACAATCGGCTTGATTTACTCTACTCAACAGCATTTGAGGAACTGCGCAACCTGGAAGTCCTAGATATAAGTAGTAACAGCCATTATTTTCAGTCAGAAGGAATTACTCACATGCTAAATTTTACCAAGAACCTCAAGGTTCTGAAGAAACTGATGATGAACTATAATGACATTGCTACCTCCACCAGCAGGACCATGGAGAGTGAATCTCTTCAAATCCTGGAGTTCAGAGGCAACCATTTGGATGTTTTATGGAGAGATGGTGATAACAGATacttaaaattctttaagaatCTGCTAAACTTAGAAGAGCTAGACATCTCTGAAAATTCTCTGAGTTTCTTACCTGTGGGAGTTTTTGATAGTATGCCTCCCAATCTAAAGACTCTCTCCTTAGCCAAAAATGGGCTCAAGTCTTTCAATTGGGGAAGACTGCAGAATCTAAAGAATCTAGAAACTTTGGACCTCAGCTTCAACCAGCTGAAGACTGTCCCTGAGAGATTATCCAACTGTTCCCACAGCCTCAAGAAACTCATACTTAAGAATAATCAAATCAGGCGCCTGACAAAGTATTTTCTCCAAGGTGCTTTCCAGTTGCGACATCTGGACCTCAGCTCAAATAAAATTCAGATAATCCAAAAGACGAGTTTTCCAGAAAACGTCCTCAACAATCTGGACATTTTGTTTTTGCATCACAATCGATTTCTGTGCAACTGTGATGCTGTGTGGTTTGTCTGGTGGGTTAACCATACCGAGGTGACTATCCCTTACTTGGCCACGGATGTGATTTGCATGGGACCAGGAGCACACAAAGGCCAGAGTGTAGTCTCTCTGGATCTATATACCTGTGAGTTAGATCTGACTAACTTCATCCTGTTCTCACTTTCCATATCAGCAGTTCTCTTTCTGATGATGATCACAACAGCAAACCATCTCTATTTCTGGGATGTGTGGTATAGTTATCATTTCTGTAAAGCCAAAATAAAAGGGTATCGACGTCTGGTATCACCCAATTCTTGCTATGATGCTTTCATTGTATATGACACTAAAGACCCAGCAGTGACAGAGTGGGTTTTGGACGAGCTGGTGGCCAAACTGGAAGACCCGAGAGAGAAGTGTTTTAATTTATGTCTTGAGGAAAGGGACTGGTTACCAGGGCAGCCTGTTCTGGAAAATCTTTCCCAGAGCATACAGCTTAGCAAAAAGACGGTGTTTGTGATGACAGACAAGTACGCAAAGACTGAGAATTTTAAGATAGCATTTTACTTATCCCATCAGAGGCTCATGGATGAAAAAGTGGATGTAATCATCTTGATATTCCTTGAGAAGCCCCTTCAGAAGTCCAAGTTTCTCCAACTCCGGAAGAGGCTCTGTGGCAGTTCTGTCCTTGAGTGGCCAACAAACCCACAGGCTCACCCGTACTTCTGGCAGTGTCTGAAAAACGCCCTGGCCACAGACAATCACGTGACCTACAGTCAGGTATTCAAAGAGACAGCCTAG
- the TLR7 gene encoding toll-like receptor 7 isoform X1, whose translation MQQRKVFPMWTLKRQFPILFNMILISGLLGDRWFPKTLPCDVTLDAPNAHVIVDCTDKHLTEIPGGIPANATNLTLTINHIAGISPASFHRLDHLVEIDFRCNCVPVRLGPKDNVCTKRLQIKPNSFSKLMYLKSLYLDGNQLLEIPQDLPPSLQLLSLEANNIFLIMKENLTELANLEILYLGQNCYYRNPCNVSFTIEKDAFLNMRNLKLLSLKDNNISAVPTVLPSSLTELYLYNNIITKIQEDDFNNLSQLQVLDLSGNCPRCYNVPFPCTPCENNSPLQIDLNAFDALTELQVLRLHSNSLQHVPQRWFKNINKLKELDLSQNFLAKEIGDAKFLNLLHNLVNLDLSFNYDLQVYHAVINLSDAFSSLKNLKVLRIKGYVFKELKSLNLFPLRNLPSLEVLDLGTNFIKIADLSIFKQFKTLKFIDLSVNKISPSGDSTEGGFCSNMRTSVEGHGPQVLEALHYFRYDEYARSCRSKSKEPPSFLPLNEDCYMYGQTLDLSRNNIFFIKSSDFQHLSFLKCLNLSGNSISQTLNGSEFQPLVELKYLDFSNNRLDLLYSTAFEELRNLEVLDISSNSHYFQSEGITHMLNFTKNLKVLKKLMMNYNDIATSTSRTMESESLQILEFRGNHLDVLWRDGDNRYLKFFKNLLNLEELDISENSLSFLPVGVFDSMPPNLKTLSLAKNGLKSFNWGRLQNLKNLETLDLSFNQLKTVPERLSNCSHSLKKLILKNNQIRRLTKYFLQGAFQLRHLDLSSNKIQIIQKTSFPENVLNNLDILFLHHNRFLCNCDAVWFVWWVNHTEVTIPYLATDVICMGPGAHKGQSVVSLDLYTCELDLTNFILFSLSISAVLFLMMITTANHLYFWDVWYSYHFCKAKIKGYRRLVSPNSCYDAFIVYDTKDPAVTEWVLDELVAKLEDPREKCFNLCLEERDWLPGQPVLENLSQSIQLSKKTVFVMTDKYAKTENFKIAFYLSHQRLMDEKVDVIILIFLEKPLQKSKFLQLRKRLCGSSVLEWPTNPQAHPYFWQCLKNALATDNHVTYSQVFKETA comes from the coding sequence GACAAGCATTTGACAGAAATTCCTGGAGGTATTCCCGCCAATGCCACCAACCTCACCCTCACCATTAACCACATAGCAGGCATCTCTCCAGCCTCCTTCCACCGGCTGGACCATCTGGTGGAGATTGATTTCAGATGCAACTGCGTACCTGTTCGACTGGGACCAAAAGACAACGTGTGCACCAAAAGGCTACAGATTAAACCCAACAGCTTTAGCAAACTCATGTATTTAAAATCTCTTTACTTGGATGGAAACCAGCTTCTAGAAATACCTCAGGATCTTCCTCCCAGCTTACAGCTGCTGAGCCTGGAGGCCAACAACATCTTTTTGATCATGAAGGAGAATCTAACAGAACTGGCCAACCTAGAAATACTCTACCTGGGCCAAAACTGTTACTATCGTAACCCTTGTAATGTTTCATTTACCATCGAAAAAGATGCTTTCCTAAatatgagaaatttaaaattgcTCTCCCTAAAAGATAACAATATATCAGCTGTCCCCACTGTTTTGCCCTCTAGTTTGACAGAACTCTATCTTTACAATAACATCATTACAAAAATCCAAGAAGATGATTTTAATAACCTCAGTCAACTACAAGTTCTTGACCTGAGTGGAAATTGCCCTCGTTGCTATAATGTTCCATTTCCTTGCACACCCTGTGAAAATAATTCTCCCCTACAGATTGATCTAAATGCTTTTGATGCATTGACAGAATTGCAAGTTTTACGTCTACACAGTAACTCTCTTCAGCATGTGCCCCAAAGATGGTTTAAAAACATTAACAAACTTAAAGAACTAGATCTTTCCCAAAACTTCTTGGCCAAAGAAATTGGGGATGccaaatttttaaatcttcttcaTAATCTTGTCAACTTGGATCTGTCTTTCAATTACGATCTTCAGGTCTACCATGCAGTGATAAATCTATCAGATGCATTTTCTTCACTGAAAAACTTGAAAGTTTTGCGAATCAAAGGCTATGTCTTTAAAGAGCTGAAGAGTTTAAACCTCTTCCCATTACGTAATCTTCCCAGTCTTGAAGTTCTTGATCTTGGCACTAACTTTATAAAAATTGCTGACCTCAGcatatttaaacaatttaaaacattgaaattCATAGATCTTTCAGTGAATAAAATATCACCTTCGGGAGATTCAACTGAAGGTGGTTTCTGCTCTAACATGAGAACTTCTGTAGAAGGCCATGGGCCCCAGGTCCTTGAAGCATTGCATTATTTCAGATATGATGAGTATGCAAGGAGTTGCCGGTCCAAGAGCAAAGAGCCGCCTTCTTTCTTACCTCTTAATGAAGATTGTTATATGTATGGGCAGACCTTGGACCTTagtagaaataatatattttttatcaaGTCTTCTGATTTCCAGCATCTTTCTTTCCTCAAATGCTTAAACTTATCAGGAAATAGCATTAGCCAGACACTTAATGGGAGTGAATTTCAGCCTTTAGTGGAGTTGAAATATTTGGACTTCTCTAACAATCGGCTTGATTTACTCTACTCAACAGCATTTGAGGAACTGCGCAACCTGGAAGTCCTAGATATAAGTAGTAACAGCCATTATTTTCAGTCAGAAGGAATTACTCACATGCTAAATTTTACCAAGAACCTCAAGGTTCTGAAGAAACTGATGATGAACTATAATGACATTGCTACCTCCACCAGCAGGACCATGGAGAGTGAATCTCTTCAAATCCTGGAGTTCAGAGGCAACCATTTGGATGTTTTATGGAGAGATGGTGATAACAGATacttaaaattctttaagaatCTGCTAAACTTAGAAGAGCTAGACATCTCTGAAAATTCTCTGAGTTTCTTACCTGTGGGAGTTTTTGATAGTATGCCTCCCAATCTAAAGACTCTCTCCTTAGCCAAAAATGGGCTCAAGTCTTTCAATTGGGGAAGACTGCAGAATCTAAAGAATCTAGAAACTTTGGACCTCAGCTTCAACCAGCTGAAGACTGTCCCTGAGAGATTATCCAACTGTTCCCACAGCCTCAAGAAACTCATACTTAAGAATAATCAAATCAGGCGCCTGACAAAGTATTTTCTCCAAGGTGCTTTCCAGTTGCGACATCTGGACCTCAGCTCAAATAAAATTCAGATAATCCAAAAGACGAGTTTTCCAGAAAACGTCCTCAACAATCTGGACATTTTGTTTTTGCATCACAATCGATTTCTGTGCAACTGTGATGCTGTGTGGTTTGTCTGGTGGGTTAACCATACCGAGGTGACTATCCCTTACTTGGCCACGGATGTGATTTGCATGGGACCAGGAGCACACAAAGGCCAGAGTGTAGTCTCTCTGGATCTATATACCTGTGAGTTAGATCTGACTAACTTCATCCTGTTCTCACTTTCCATATCAGCAGTTCTCTTTCTGATGATGATCACAACAGCAAACCATCTCTATTTCTGGGATGTGTGGTATAGTTATCATTTCTGTAAAGCCAAAATAAAAGGGTATCGACGTCTGGTATCACCCAATTCTTGCTATGATGCTTTCATTGTATATGACACTAAAGACCCAGCAGTGACAGAGTGGGTTTTGGACGAGCTGGTGGCCAAACTGGAAGACCCGAGAGAGAAGTGTTTTAATTTATGTCTTGAGGAAAGGGACTGGTTACCAGGGCAGCCTGTTCTGGAAAATCTTTCCCAGAGCATACAGCTTAGCAAAAAGACGGTGTTTGTGATGACAGACAAGTACGCAAAGACTGAGAATTTTAAGATAGCATTTTACTTATCCCATCAGAGGCTCATGGATGAAAAAGTGGATGTAATCATCTTGATATTCCTTGAGAAGCCCCTTCAGAAGTCCAAGTTTCTCCAACTCCGGAAGAGGCTCTGTGGCAGTTCTGTCCTTGAGTGGCCAACAAACCCACAGGCTCACCCGTACTTCTGGCAGTGTCTGAAAAACGCCCTGGCCACAGACAATCACGTGACCTACAGTCAGGTATTCAAAGAGACAGCCTAG